A genomic segment from Myxocyprinus asiaticus isolate MX2 ecotype Aquarium Trade chromosome 36, UBuf_Myxa_2, whole genome shotgun sequence encodes:
- the LOC127427280 gene encoding cysteine-rich PDZ-binding protein-like produces the protein MVCEKCEKKLGRVITPDTWKDGARNTTESGGRKLNENKMLTSKKARFDPYGKTGFAICRICKSSVHQSGSHYCQGCAYKKGICAMCGIKVIDTKNYKQTSV, from the exons ATGGTTTGCGAAAAGT GCGAGAAGAAACTGGGACGGGTCATCACTCCTGATACCTGGAAAGATGGTGCTAGAAACACGACAG AGAGTGGTGGGCGAAagctaaatgaaaataaaatgctgaCATCCAAAAAAGCTAG GTTTGATCCTTATGGAAAGACTGGTTTTGCCATTTGCAGAATATGCAAAAGTTCTGTCCATCAGTCTGGTTCACACTATTGCCAGGGATGTGCATACAAGAAAG GAATTTGTGCCATGTGCGGGATAAAGGTTATTGATACCAAGAACTACAAACAGACCTCAGTTTGA
- the LOC127427276 gene encoding GTP cyclohydrolase 1-like, with protein sequence MEYQMAAELKGLCNGKIVTEYLCRNGFSELSLEAKKVAFQHKNETSRKEAEDESRLPALEAAYASILRGLGENADRQGLLKTPLRAAKAMQFLTKGYHETIYDILNDAIFDEDHKELVIVKDIDMFSLCEHHLVPFFGKVHIGYLPSKKVVGLSKLARIVEIYSRRLQVQERLTKQIAMAISEALQPVGVAVVIEAAHMCMVMRGVQKMNSRTVTSAMLGVFREDPKAREEFLALTKSA encoded by the exons ATGGAATACCAAATGGCTGCAGAATTAAAAGGTTTGTGCAATGGTAAAATTGTCACAGAGTATCTCTGCCGTAACGGCTTTAGCGAGCTGTCACTGGAGGCGAAGAAAGTCGCTTTCCAGCACAAAAACGAGACATCCCGGAAAGAGGCGGAGGATGAGTCGCGGTTACCTGCGCTGGAGGCGGCGTACGCAAGCATATTGCGAGGGCTCGGAGAAAACGCTGACCGACAAGGGCTCCTCAAAACCCCACTCCGTGCAGCCAAGGCCATGCAGTTCCTGACCAAAGGGTACCATGAAACAATCTACG ATATCCTTAATGATGCCATCTTTGATGAGGACCACAAGGAGCTGGTTATTGTGAAAGATATTGACATGTTTTCTCTTTGTGAACATCACCTAGTACCATTCTTTGGCAAG GTTCACATAGGATATCTGCCAAGTAAAAAGGTTGTTGGCCTCAGTAAGCTTGCAAG GATTGTTGAAATCTACAGTCGGAGGCTTCAAG TTCAAGAGCGTCTAACGAAGCAAATTGCAATGGCAATCTCTGAGGCTTTGCAGCCTGTTGGTGTAGCAGTTGTCATTGAGGCAGC TCACATGTGCATGGTCATGCGTGGAGTGCAGAAGATGAACAGCCGTACAGTGACCAGTGCCATGCTGGGTGTGTTCAGGGAGGACCCAAAGGCTCGGGAGGAGTTCCTGGCCCTGACCAAAAGTGCATAG